From the Pseudoalteromonas ulvae UL12 genome, the window CGAATTCAGCATGAAGTCCATGCACTGTTTGATATTAAATTGCAGCATGAGGTTAGGCTCATTGGTTCACAGGGCGAAATAATCATTGAGGTGAATCATGAAAACCCTACAAGGTAATAAACAGGCCATCTTGGACGCTTTACAACAAGGGCGGTTTGTGTCTGGTGAGGTATTAGGCGAGCAACTTGGGATTAGTCGAGCGGCAGTGGCTAAACATATTCAGTCGTTGCAGCAATTAGGGCTCGATATTTTTACCGTGACTGGCAAGGGATACCAATTAAGTGCAAAGTTATCATTATTAGATCCATTCAAAATCGAACGCAGTTACCAAGCTACGAAAGCAGACAAACAAGCCGGTGCTCAGTTTGAAGTGTTTTCGATTATAGATTCAACCAATAGTGAATTAATGCGCAGAATTGTCGCTAATCAAAAGTTGTCGAGTGGCACTGTTGTGGTGGCGCAATGTCAAAGTTCAGGGCGAGGGCGACGCGGGCGTCAATGGCAATCACCTTTTGGTGCAAATCTTTACTATAGCTATTATTGGTTTTTAGATGATGGGCTTCAAGCCGCAATGGGAGTCAGTGTTGCTGTCGGTTTGGCTGTATATGACTGTTTAAAGCATCTTTACGGTATTGATGTCACCTTAAAATGGCCAAATGACGTATTGGTGTCTGAGCAAAAATTAGCGGGTGTATTGGTCGAACTCGATGGGCCAGCTGAGGGGCCGTGCAATTTAGTGATTGGGATAGGTTTAAACCTCGCAATGCCAAACAGTGCCAGTGAAAAAATAGATCAAGCTTGGACTGATTTGAATTTGCTTGGGGTTGAGGTTGACAAAAACATCCTAGTGGCGACTTTAACTCATGCTTTAGAGCGGCGACTTGAACAGTATCGAGAGGCTGGTTTACAGGCGATGCAGCAAGAATGGAATCAAGTGCATGCGTTTCAAGGTCAAAGTGTCG encodes:
- the birA gene encoding bifunctional biotin--[acetyl-CoA-carboxylase] ligase/biotin operon repressor BirA, translated to MKTLQGNKQAILDALQQGRFVSGEVLGEQLGISRAAVAKHIQSLQQLGLDIFTVTGKGYQLSAKLSLLDPFKIERSYQATKADKQAGAQFEVFSIIDSTNSELMRRIVANQKLSSGTVVVAQCQSSGRGRRGRQWQSPFGANLYYSYYWFLDDGLQAAMGVSVAVGLAVYDCLKHLYGIDVTLKWPNDVLVSEQKLAGVLVELDGPAEGPCNLVIGIGLNLAMPNSASEKIDQAWTDLNLLGVEVDKNILVATLTHALERRLEQYREAGLQAMQQEWNQVHAFQGQSVELITGQRRWQGICEGIDPQGGIRIRQDGEVKSYFGGEISLRKVKV